The Peribacillus simplex genome contains a region encoding:
- the folE gene encoding GTP cyclohydrolase I FolE, translated as MANVDHAKLEEAVKMLLEAVGEDPTREGLLDTPSRVARMYEEIFSGLNQDPKEYFDTVFGEDHEELVLVKDIPFYSVCEHHLVPFYGKAHVAYIPKNGKVTGLSKLARAVEAVSKRPQLQERITSTVADSIMEKLEPHGVMVVVEAEHMCMTMRGVKKPGSKTVTSAVRGTFAKDHRTRAEVLAFIKD; from the coding sequence ATGGCTAATGTTGATCATGCAAAATTAGAGGAAGCGGTTAAAATGCTTCTTGAGGCTGTAGGGGAAGACCCAACGAGGGAAGGACTGCTGGATACTCCTAGCCGTGTAGCCAGAATGTATGAGGAAATTTTTTCTGGACTTAATCAAGATCCAAAGGAATATTTCGATACTGTTTTTGGAGAGGACCATGAAGAACTCGTACTTGTAAAGGATATTCCGTTTTACTCAGTATGTGAACATCATTTAGTCCCTTTTTACGGGAAAGCCCATGTAGCATATATTCCGAAAAACGGAAAAGTGACTGGCTTAAGTAAATTGGCACGGGCGGTTGAGGCTGTATCGAAGCGTCCGCAACTTCAAGAGCGCATCACTTCTACAGTTGCTGACTCGATAATGGAAAAGCTTGAGCCTCATGGTGTAATGGTTGTAGTAGAGGCTGAACATATGTGCATGACCATGCGTGGTGTAAAAAAACCAGGATCTAAAACGGTGACTTCAGCTGTAAGGGGAACGTTTGCGAAAGATCACCGTACTAGAGCTGAAGTGCTGGCATTCATTAAAGACTAA
- a CDS encoding DUF2768 domain-containing protein yields MTPALQKMWISFIAMGFMVISIFLIYLSRYKLKGFWRVLTAIIAYILMILAGLIILIVVLSGPTT; encoded by the coding sequence ATGACACCTGCTCTGCAAAAAATGTGGATATCCTTTATAGCTATGGGCTTTATGGTTATCTCTATATTTCTAATTTACTTAAGCCGCTATAAATTAAAAGGTTTTTGGAGAGTCCTGACAGCAATTATCGCATACATACTTATGATTCTAGCCGGCTTGATCATCCTTATCGTTGTTCTTAGCGGGCCAACCACTTGA
- a CDS encoding heptaprenyl diphosphate synthase component 1, producing the protein MLNITDDIRQLKRLIETKAQHPYLLKYIQKPSLDEDKLLLLWGLFNDLDVTSEKRNQYIISTMLVQIALDTHEIVSNSGEGIESPEVLKNRQLQVLAGDYYSGLYYQGLASVGNVDMIRILSSAIKKINDNKIILYQQGSIDDVPTLLMTIKAIEASLIHKLGDYYSEPAWMEISEDLLLLKRLHAEKCSYMKSGQSIVFDVLREMSFDDSIGGEVPISEKEEQVRTQFDKCLWDARQSVERSMRKLAKLDDELLERVKAILEQTESIANSYVKEG; encoded by the coding sequence TTGTTAAACATAACGGACGACATAAGGCAATTAAAACGATTAATAGAAACGAAAGCTCAACATCCATATTTATTGAAGTATATACAAAAGCCAAGCTTGGACGAAGATAAACTGTTATTGCTTTGGGGATTGTTTAACGATTTGGACGTTACAAGCGAAAAACGGAATCAATATATCATTTCAACCATGTTAGTGCAAATTGCTCTGGATACCCATGAAATCGTCTCGAATTCGGGTGAAGGGATCGAGTCGCCCGAAGTATTGAAAAATCGTCAATTGCAAGTGCTTGCCGGTGATTACTATAGCGGCTTATATTATCAAGGGCTTGCCAGTGTAGGTAACGTTGATATGATCCGTATACTTTCAAGCGCGATAAAAAAAATAAATGATAATAAAATCATCCTTTACCAACAAGGGTCCATTGATGATGTACCAACGCTTTTAATGACGATTAAAGCGATCGAGGCTTCGCTGATTCATAAACTGGGGGATTACTACAGTGAGCCTGCCTGGATGGAAATATCGGAAGATCTGCTGCTTCTAAAACGGTTGCATGCCGAGAAGTGCAGTTATATGAAGTCGGGACAATCGATAGTTTTTGATGTCCTGAGGGAAATGTCTTTTGATGATTCGATTGGTGGGGAAGTTCCCATTTCGGAAAAAGAAGAACAGGTACGAACCCAATTCGACAAGTGCCTGTGGGATGCCAGGCAATCCGTAGAGCGCTCGATGCGGAAGCTTGCAAAGTTGGATGATGAGCTACTGGAAAGAGTGAAGGCCATCTTGGAACAAACAGAAAGTATAGCAAATTCATATGTGAAAGAAGGGTGA
- a CDS encoding HU family DNA-binding protein, with the protein MNKTELINEVVTATEISKKDATKAVDAVFDTILEALKNGDKVQLIGFGNFEVRERAARKGRNPQTGDEIEIAASKVPAFKPGKALKDAVK; encoded by the coding sequence ATGAACAAAACAGAATTAATTAATGAAGTTGTTACAGCAACTGAAATTTCTAAGAAAGACGCTACAAAAGCTGTTGATGCTGTTTTTGATACAATCTTAGAAGCTCTAAAAAACGGTGATAAAGTCCAATTGATTGGTTTTGGTAACTTTGAAGTTCGTGAACGTGCGGCTCGTAAAGGCCGTAACCCACAAACTGGTGACGAAATCGAAATTGCAGCTAGCAAAGTGCCAGCTTTCAAACCCGGTAAAGCGCTGAAAGATGCAGTGAAGTAA
- the aroH gene encoding chorismate mutase: MIRGIRGATTVERDTEMEVISAVEKLMAEIIQVNEIDPDMVASVFFSATEEIRSVFPAKALRKFEGWTYVPVTCMKEIPVSNSLPFCIRVMIHVNTTKSQKEIHHVYQAGATVLRPDLTKQI; the protein is encoded by the coding sequence GTGATAAGAGGAATAAGGGGTGCCACTACAGTAGAGAGAGACACAGAAATGGAAGTGATTTCAGCTGTCGAAAAGTTGATGGCAGAGATCATTCAGGTCAACGAGATTGATCCCGATATGGTAGCTTCTGTATTTTTTTCTGCTACGGAAGAGATTCGTTCTGTCTTCCCTGCCAAAGCCTTGAGGAAATTCGAAGGCTGGACTTATGTACCGGTTACATGCATGAAAGAAATACCGGTGAGCAATTCCTTGCCATTTTGCATCCGGGTCATGATCCACGTAAATACGACGAAATCTCAAAAAGAGATACATCATGTATACCAGGCAGGTGCTACGGTATTACGGCCAGATTTGACAAAGCAGATATAA
- the mtrB gene encoding trp RNA-binding attenuation protein MtrB produces MNEKKILNDFVVIKAIEDSVNVIGLTRGTDTKFHHSEKLDSGEVMIAQFTEHTSAIKIRGHAKVYTPFGEIESDSKKNSPDK; encoded by the coding sequence ATGAATGAAAAAAAGATTCTGAATGATTTTGTCGTAATCAAAGCCATTGAGGATAGTGTGAATGTCATCGGGTTGACAAGGGGAACGGACACCAAGTTTCATCACTCCGAAAAACTTGACTCAGGAGAAGTGATGATCGCACAATTCACGGAACATACCTCGGCAATTAAAATCAGGGGCCATGCAAAGGTCTATACTCCATTCGGAGAGATAGAAAGTGATTCCAAAAAGAATTCTCCTGACAAATGA
- the hepT gene encoding heptaprenyl diphosphate synthase component II: protein MKFKMMYSFLNADLQLIEKELEAAIEADSTVLREASLHLLQSGGKRIRPVFVLLGAKFGNYDIHVVKHVAATLELIHTASLVHDDVVDDADLRRGSATIKSKWDNRVAMYTGDFIFARALEMMAVIESPLAHQILADTMVELCLGEIEQIKDKYNFEQNWRIYFRRIKRKTALLIASSCQLGAISAGVEEKVHQKLFKFGYYVGMSYQITDDILDFTASEEELGKPAGSDLIQGNITLPVLIAMEDPKLKKLIETVREDTPKDEMSHIINAIKTSGAIEQAARISDMYLEKAFTELKGLPAIKARKTLSDIAKNIGKRKF, encoded by the coding sequence ATGAAATTTAAAATGATGTATTCATTTTTGAATGCAGATTTGCAATTAATAGAAAAAGAACTGGAAGCCGCAATTGAAGCGGATTCCACGGTTTTAAGGGAAGCTTCCCTGCATTTACTGCAATCCGGTGGAAAACGGATCCGTCCGGTATTCGTCCTATTGGGTGCGAAGTTTGGCAACTATGATATTCATGTCGTAAAGCATGTCGCAGCGACTTTGGAACTCATCCATACGGCCTCCCTTGTACATGATGATGTTGTGGATGATGCGGATTTACGCAGGGGATCGGCTACCATTAAGTCAAAATGGGATAATCGTGTCGCCATGTATACAGGCGACTTCATTTTTGCTCGTGCACTGGAAATGATGGCGGTTATCGAGTCTCCGCTTGCGCATCAAATTCTCGCAGATACTATGGTTGAACTATGTCTTGGGGAAATTGAACAAATAAAAGATAAGTACAATTTCGAACAGAATTGGCGGATATACTTTAGAAGGATCAAGCGGAAAACGGCATTGCTCATTGCATCCAGCTGCCAGTTGGGAGCCATTTCAGCAGGTGTTGAAGAAAAGGTTCATCAAAAGCTATTTAAATTCGGATATTATGTCGGTATGTCCTATCAAATCACCGATGATATATTGGATTTTACGGCTTCGGAAGAAGAGCTAGGGAAACCAGCCGGCAGTGATTTGATTCAGGGTAATATCACTTTGCCCGTTTTGATTGCTATGGAAGATCCGAAGTTAAAAAAGCTTATCGAAACGGTTCGGGAAGATACGCCAAAAGACGAAATGTCCCATATAATCAATGCGATAAAAACTTCCGGTGCCATTGAACAGGCAGCGAGAATCAGTGATATGTATTTAGAAAAGGCTTTTACTGAATTGAAAGGCCTTCCTGCCATTAAAGCTAGAAAAACTTTATCGGATATCGCGAAAAATATCGGAAAAAGAAAGTTTTGA
- the hisC gene encoding histidinol-phosphate transaminase, which produces MKWNEAVLSLKSYQPGKSTDEVKKLYGLEKITKLASNENPFGCSEKVKESVRNSTHSFAIYPDGYATMLREAVAKHTGVKETQLIFGNGSDENIQIISRSLLGAGKNTVMATGTFSQYRHNATLEGAEIREVPHVDGAHDLEGMIKAIDEKTAVVWLCTPNNPTGKYISEQDLVSFIEKVPEDVLIVLDEAYCEYATAEDYPRTNQWINKYKNLIILRTFSKIYGLASFRVGYGLADEDIIQKLDPSREPFNVNTFAQNIAIVALEDQAFIEKCKEENQKGLKRYYEFCNKENLAYYPSQGNFIFIHFKQDADVVFQYLLERGYIARSGKSFGFPNSLRVTIGSTEENEGMINAIKTFLNEVEAPSDSLL; this is translated from the coding sequence ATGAAATGGAATGAAGCGGTCCTTTCCTTGAAGTCTTATCAACCGGGAAAATCCACTGATGAAGTGAAAAAATTATACGGGCTGGAAAAAATCACGAAATTAGCTTCAAATGAAAATCCTTTTGGCTGTTCGGAAAAGGTCAAGGAATCCGTTAGGAATTCAACCCATTCGTTTGCCATTTATCCGGATGGATATGCAACGATGCTTAGGGAAGCTGTTGCAAAACATACAGGTGTGAAAGAAACTCAGCTTATTTTTGGAAATGGATCTGATGAGAACATTCAAATCATCTCGAGGAGTCTATTGGGGGCTGGAAAGAATACGGTCATGGCAACAGGCACTTTTTCGCAGTATCGCCATAATGCCACGTTAGAAGGTGCGGAAATCAGGGAAGTTCCTCATGTTGACGGTGCTCATGATCTAGAAGGAATGATTAAAGCAATAGATGAAAAAACAGCGGTCGTCTGGCTTTGTACACCAAATAATCCGACTGGTAAATACATTTCGGAACAGGACTTAGTATCGTTCATCGAAAAAGTGCCTGAAGATGTTCTTATCGTTTTGGATGAAGCTTATTGTGAATATGCAACAGCTGAGGATTACCCGAGAACGAATCAATGGATTAATAAATATAAAAATTTGATCATACTCCGGACATTCTCAAAAATTTATGGACTTGCCAGTTTTAGGGTAGGGTACGGTTTGGCGGATGAAGATATTATTCAGAAACTAGATCCATCCCGGGAACCATTCAATGTGAACACATTCGCACAGAATATAGCTATCGTCGCCTTGGAAGATCAAGCCTTCATTGAAAAATGCAAGGAAGAAAATCAAAAAGGGCTCAAGCGGTACTATGAATTTTGCAATAAGGAAAATTTAGCGTATTACCCGTCACAAGGTAATTTCATCTTTATCCATTTTAAACAGGATGCCGATGTGGTGTTCCAATATTTGCTTGAGCGCGGGTACATCGCAAGGTCGGGGAAATCTTTCGGTTTTCCTAACAGCCTGAGGGTAACGATTGGTTCCACTGAAGAAAATGAAGGAATGATTAATGCTATTAAAACTTTTTTGAATGAAGTTGAGGCACCTTCTGATTCGCTGCTTTAA
- the aroC gene encoding chorismate synthase, whose product MRYLTAGESHGPQLTTIIEGLPAGMPISNEDINQELGRRQKGHGRGRRMQIEKDQAFISSGIRHGYTLGSPVALVVENDDWKHWTKIMGSEGLSEEEAEEIKRKITRPRPGHADLNGGIKYGHRDLRNVLERSSARETTVRVAAGSVAKKLLSLLGIEVASHVLEIGGVKAEPPKYETIQQLQQVTEESSVRCFDKNVEQQMKDAIDEAKQKGDSIGGIVEVIVEGMPVGVGSYVHYDRKLDAKLAAAIMSINAFKGVEIGLGFEAAHLFGSDVHDEIAWDEDQGYYRKTNRLGGFEGGMTTGMPIVVRGVMKPIPTLYKPLKSVDIDTKEVFEASVERSDSCAVPAAAVVAEAVVAWELAAAIVDQFPSDRYEQLAEYMRSYREEVKGF is encoded by the coding sequence ATGAGATATTTAACAGCGGGAGAATCACATGGTCCGCAACTGACTACTATCATTGAAGGATTACCGGCAGGAATGCCGATTTCGAATGAGGATATTAATCAAGAATTAGGGCGCCGGCAAAAAGGGCATGGACGTGGAAGAAGGATGCAGATCGAGAAAGATCAGGCATTTATTTCTTCGGGAATCCGACATGGCTACACACTCGGTTCACCGGTTGCTTTGGTGGTTGAGAACGATGACTGGAAGCATTGGACAAAGATTATGGGAAGTGAAGGGCTTTCAGAAGAGGAAGCTGAAGAAATTAAACGTAAAATCACCCGGCCTCGTCCTGGTCATGCCGACTTGAACGGCGGGATTAAATATGGGCACCGCGATTTGAGAAATGTTCTGGAACGCTCTTCAGCCCGTGAAACGACAGTAAGGGTGGCAGCAGGTTCTGTCGCTAAAAAGCTATTGTCATTATTGGGGATAGAAGTGGCATCGCATGTTTTGGAAATTGGCGGAGTGAAGGCAGAACCGCCAAAATACGAAACGATTCAGCAATTGCAACAAGTAACGGAAGAATCTTCTGTTAGATGTTTTGACAAAAATGTGGAACAGCAGATGAAGGATGCAATTGATGAAGCGAAACAAAAAGGAGATTCCATCGGCGGAATCGTTGAAGTCATTGTAGAAGGAATGCCGGTGGGTGTGGGAAGTTATGTGCATTATGACCGTAAGCTTGATGCAAAACTAGCCGCAGCGATAATGAGCATCAATGCATTTAAAGGTGTCGAAATAGGTCTTGGCTTTGAAGCGGCCCATCTATTCGGCAGTGATGTCCATGACGAAATCGCCTGGGACGAAGATCAGGGTTATTACCGGAAAACCAATCGCCTTGGCGGTTTTGAAGGCGGTATGACAACTGGAATGCCGATAGTTGTACGCGGTGTGATGAAGCCGATCCCGACTTTATATAAACCATTGAAAAGTGTTGATATTGATACTAAGGAAGTGTTTGAAGCAAGTGTTGAACGTTCCGATAGCTGTGCGGTTCCTGCAGCAGCAGTAGTTGCTGAAGCGGTAGTGGCATGGGAGCTGGCGGCTGCCATCGTTGATCAATTCCCTTCAGATCGGTATGAGCAATTAGCGGAATACATGAGATCATATCGGGAAGAAGTAAAGGGGTTTTAA
- the aroB gene encoding 3-dehydroquinate synthase, which yields MESIQIKTASKQYPVLIGKKAINELPELITHELNHLNKILIITDEKVAALHLETVKNALIQTGKPVLHHVVPEGEHAKTFDVFYECQSFCLSHQINRKSLIIALGGGAVGDLAGFVAATFMRGIPFIQVPTTLLAHDSAVGGKVAINHPLGKNMIGAFHQPEAVIYDLEFLKTLPLRELRSGFAEVIKHSLIADNEFYLWLKSNIVDLNDITDEQFLTMITKGIGIKAKIVEEDEKENGIRAFLNFGHTLGHAVESSMGYGNFTHGESILIGMVYALKLSRKKVDLDFKLDEFIDWISSLGYQITIPTRLEHALLLDLMKTDKKSVNDAATFVLLNEVGSPLLMDIADSELIEEMADMI from the coding sequence ATGGAATCCATCCAAATAAAAACGGCTTCCAAGCAATATCCGGTTTTAATTGGCAAGAAGGCAATAAATGAATTGCCAGAATTAATAACACATGAGTTAAATCATCTAAACAAGATTCTGATCATAACTGATGAGAAAGTGGCGGCACTTCATTTGGAGACTGTGAAAAACGCCCTCATCCAGACCGGAAAACCGGTCCTGCATCATGTAGTGCCGGAAGGGGAGCATGCTAAAACTTTCGATGTGTTTTATGAATGCCAAAGCTTCTGCTTATCCCATCAGATTAATCGAAAGTCATTGATCATCGCCCTTGGCGGTGGTGCAGTCGGTGACTTGGCTGGATTCGTTGCGGCCACTTTTATGAGAGGGATTCCATTTATACAGGTTCCGACGACTTTGCTCGCCCACGATAGTGCAGTGGGCGGCAAGGTTGCCATCAATCACCCGCTGGGGAAAAATATGATTGGGGCCTTTCATCAGCCTGAAGCTGTCATTTATGATCTTGAATTTCTTAAAACTCTGCCTCTTAGAGAATTAAGGTCAGGTTTTGCGGAAGTCATTAAACATTCCTTGATAGCAGATAATGAGTTTTATCTATGGTTAAAGTCGAATATTGTTGATTTGAATGATATAACGGATGAGCAATTCCTGACAATGATTACAAAAGGAATTGGCATTAAAGCTAAAATTGTCGAAGAGGATGAGAAGGAAAATGGCATCCGTGCCTTCTTGAATTTTGGTCATACGCTTGGACATGCAGTGGAAAGTTCAATGGGATACGGAAACTTTACGCATGGGGAATCAATTTTAATCGGGATGGTCTATGCGCTTAAATTAAGCAGAAAGAAAGTGGATCTCGATTTTAAACTAGATGAGTTTATTGACTGGATTTCTTCTTTAGGTTATCAAATAACCATTCCAACCCGACTTGAACATGCGTTGCTACTTGATTTAATGAAAACAGACAAAAAATCGGTCAATGATGCAGCTACCTTTGTTCTCCTAAACGAAGTGGGGTCACCGCTATTAATGGATATAGCCGACTCTGAGCTGATAGAGGAAATGGCGGATATGATATAG
- a CDS encoding demethylmenaquinone methyltransferase: MEQSKEQKVHHVFEKIYGNYDKMNSLISFKQHLKWRKATMAIMNVPKGAHALDVCCGTADWTIALANEVGPEGKVVGLDFSKNMLKIGEQKVNELNLDQVSLMHGNAMELPFEDNSFDYVTIGFGLRNVPDYMKVLKELNRVAKPGGMVVCLDTSQPTMLGFKQGYYFYFRFIMPMFGKLFAKSYSEYSWLQESARDFPGMKKLENMFKQAGMVNVSYKAHFGGVAATHFGYKPSK, encoded by the coding sequence ATGGAGCAGTCTAAAGAGCAAAAAGTTCATCATGTCTTTGAAAAGATCTACGGAAATTATGACAAGATGAATTCCCTCATCAGCTTTAAACAGCATCTTAAATGGCGGAAGGCTACAATGGCCATCATGAATGTCCCAAAAGGCGCCCATGCACTGGATGTATGCTGTGGAACAGCGGACTGGACCATTGCCCTTGCTAATGAAGTAGGACCGGAAGGAAAGGTTGTTGGTCTGGATTTTAGTAAGAACATGCTGAAAATCGGCGAACAAAAGGTGAATGAACTCAATCTAGATCAAGTGTCCTTAATGCATGGGAATGCAATGGAACTTCCTTTTGAGGATAATAGCTTTGACTATGTCACGATCGGTTTCGGGTTGCGGAATGTACCTGATTACATGAAAGTGCTTAAAGAGTTAAACCGTGTAGCCAAGCCGGGTGGAATGGTCGTTTGCCTGGATACATCACAGCCAACGATGCTAGGCTTTAAACAGGGCTATTATTTTTATTTCCGTTTCATTATGCCCATGTTCGGCAAATTATTCGCAAAAAGCTATAGTGAATACTCATGGCTGCAGGAATCAGCCCGGGATTTCCCAGGCATGAAAAAGCTTGAAAACATGTTTAAGCAGGCAGGAATGGTAAATGTCAGTTATAAGGCCCATTTCGGTGGGGTAGCAGCAACACATTTCGGGTACAAGCCTTCAAAATAA
- the ndk gene encoding nucleoside-diphosphate kinase, with the protein MERTFLMVKPDGVQRNLIGEIVSRFEKKGFLLAGAKLMVISQELAEQHYGEHKERPFFGELVDFITSGPVFAMVWEGENVIATARQMMGATNPKDAAAATIRGDFAVTVGKNIIHGSDSAESAVREIGLFFKEEEIVEYSKLVSEWVY; encoded by the coding sequence ATGGAAAGAACATTTTTAATGGTTAAGCCTGACGGCGTTCAACGCAATCTAATCGGTGAAATCGTTTCCCGTTTTGAAAAGAAAGGCTTCCTTCTTGCAGGAGCAAAATTGATGGTAATTTCTCAAGAATTGGCCGAGCAACATTATGGCGAGCACAAAGAACGTCCATTCTTTGGCGAATTAGTGGACTTCATTACTTCAGGTCCTGTCTTCGCAATGGTTTGGGAAGGTGAAAACGTAATCGCTACTGCACGTCAAATGATGGGTGCGACTAACCCTAAAGATGCAGCAGCAGCAACAATTCGTGGCGATTTTGCCGTAACTGTCGGCAAAAACATCATTCACGGATCTGATTCAGCTGAAAGCGCTGTACGTGAAATCGGTTTATTCTTCAAAGAGGAAGAAATTGTTGAGTATTCTAAACTTGTAAGCGAGTGGGTTTATTAA
- the spoIVA gene encoding stage IV sporulation protein A produces MEKVDIFKDIAERTGGDIYLGVVGAVRTGKSTFIKKFMELVVIPNIPSEADRARAQDELPQSAAGKTIMTTEPKFVPNQAASIQVAEGLDVNIRLVDCVGYTIPGAKGYEDENGPRMIHTPWYEEPIPFNEAAEIGTRKVIQDHSTLGVVVTTDGSIGEIPRSDYLEAEERVVEELKEVGKPFIMIVNSVQPHHPNTVALRESLQEKYDIPVLAMSVEGMRESDVYSVLREALYEFPVLEVNVNLPSWVMVLREDHWLRESYQDAVKETVKDIKRLRDVDRVVGHFNEFEFIDRAALAGIEMGQGVAEIDLYAPDELYDEILKEIVGVEIRGKDHLLSLMQDFAYAKAEYDQVADALRMVKQTGYGVAAPSLNDMSLDEPEIIRQGARFGVRLKAVAPSIHMIKVDVESEFSPIIGTEKQSEELVRYLMQDFEDNPLSIWNSDIFGRSLSSYVREGIQVKLAMMPDNARYKLKETLERIINEGSGGLIAIIL; encoded by the coding sequence TTGGAAAAGGTAGATATTTTTAAAGATATAGCTGAACGGACCGGTGGCGATATATACTTGGGGGTGGTCGGTGCCGTCAGGACTGGGAAATCCACATTTATTAAAAAATTCATGGAGCTAGTCGTCATTCCGAATATTCCGTCAGAGGCGGACCGTGCCAGGGCACAGGATGAATTGCCTCAAAGTGCAGCCGGAAAGACGATCATGACGACGGAACCTAAATTCGTACCGAACCAGGCAGCATCGATTCAAGTAGCTGAAGGTCTCGACGTGAATATCCGTTTAGTCGATTGTGTCGGTTATACAATACCCGGGGCTAAAGGGTATGAAGATGAAAATGGTCCCCGCATGATTCACACACCTTGGTATGAAGAACCGATTCCGTTCAATGAAGCGGCTGAGATCGGTACTCGCAAAGTAATTCAGGATCATTCCACATTAGGTGTAGTCGTTACGACGGATGGATCGATTGGAGAAATTCCGCGAAGTGATTATTTAGAGGCCGAGGAAAGGGTTGTCGAAGAATTGAAGGAGGTTGGCAAGCCATTTATCATGATTGTCAATTCCGTTCAGCCCCACCACCCGAATACGGTAGCACTGAGGGAATCCCTGCAGGAAAAGTATGATATCCCTGTATTGGCCATGAGTGTCGAAGGAATGCGGGAATCTGATGTTTATAGCGTACTGCGCGAGGCCTTGTACGAATTTCCTGTTCTTGAGGTCAATGTTAATCTCCCGAGCTGGGTAATGGTTCTGCGCGAGGATCATTGGTTGAGGGAAAGTTACCAGGACGCGGTTAAAGAGACCGTCAAGGACATTAAACGCCTGAGGGATGTAGATCGTGTAGTCGGTCATTTCAATGAATTCGAGTTCATTGACCGTGCCGCGCTTGCAGGCATTGAGATGGGGCAGGGGGTTGCAGAAATAGACCTATACGCCCCTGATGAACTCTATGATGAAATCCTGAAGGAAATTGTCGGTGTAGAGATCCGGGGCAAGGATCATCTATTATCATTGATGCAGGACTTTGCGTATGCTAAAGCAGAATATGATCAGGTGGCCGATGCATTAAGAATGGTCAAACAAACTGGATATGGTGTTGCAGCCCCATCCCTTAACGATATGAGTCTTGATGAACCGGAAATCATCCGTCAGGGAGCCAGGTTCGGTGTCAGGCTAAAGGCCGTAGCTCCTTCCATCCATATGATCAAGGTCGATGTCGAATCCGAATTCTCGCCAATCATCGGTACGGAAAAGCAAAGTGAGGAGTTAGTCCGGTATCTGATGCAGGATTTCGAGGACAATCCACTTTCCATTTGGAACTCCGATATTTTTGGCAGAAGCCTAAGTTCCTACGTCAGGGAAGGCATACAAGTGAAATTAGCGATGATGCCAGACAATGCGCGCTATAAATTGAAAGAAACACTGGAGAGGATCATTAATGAGGGCAGTGGGGGATTAATTGCCATCATCTTATAG